The Triticum aestivum cultivar Chinese Spring chromosome 5A, IWGSC CS RefSeq v2.1, whole genome shotgun sequence genomic sequence gatgctcatattggctcccacatattctacgaagatctttatcggtcagaccgcataacaacatacgttgttccctttgtcatcggtatgttacttgcccgagattcgatcgtaggtatctaaatacctagttcaatctcgttaccagcaagtctttttactcgttccgtaatacatcatcgcgcaactaactcattagttgcaatgcttgcaaggcttaagtgatgtgcattaccgagagggcccagagatacctctgcgacaattggagtgacaaatcataatctcgaaatacgccaacccaacatgtacctttggagacacctgtagagctcctttataatcacccagttacgttgtgacctttggtagcacacaaagtgttcctccggcaaacgggagttgcataatctcatagtcataggaacatgtataagtcatgaagaaagcaatagcaacatactaaacgatcgggtgctaagctaatggaatgggtcatgtcaatcacatcattctcctaattatgtgatcccgttaatcaaatgacaacacatgtccatggttaggaaacataaccatctttgattaacgagctagtcaagtagaggcatactagtgacactttgtttgtctatgtattcacacatgtattatgtttccggttaatacaattctagcatgaataataaacatttatcatgaaataaggaaataaataataactttattattgcctctagggcatatttcctttataaataataccacacgctcttaatttacaaaaaatggTCTATAATCTGAGTATTTGTAGCTACGGCCCAAACAAAGATGGTATTTGCCTACAAAAGCGCAAGTTCAAGATTCCACCTTTCTTCTATTTAAACATGGTTTACATGTAGATTTAATACATACAAAGAAACGGGGAAGTGATCTTCAATTTTATCTCCAATCCTGATTTTGTTGAGTGTTCATCCATAATTCGAATCAATAATGATATGAAAGAAAGATGGATGATGCACTATTGATTGAGATTGCACCATAGATAGTACTTTTTAAatggttaacaggtaaaataacatcatattcagattctatgtatttttctaatcaaatttcatatataacatgttaaatttagagttacggtttagaagatatgagtgttttaaaaaacatttgatatgtactgCGGGTTTAATGTTAGAAACACTAGGGTTTTTTCTTAAAATAACATGACGGACTGAGAATacttatttcttttattagtagatatAGATGACACGGACATATTCTCACCCTGGTGGTTGGCTGTTCATATGCATATTCAAAATCTTTATTATAGAGTATATGATCGAACGAAGAATATCAAGATAAAATTGAGGGAGCTATCAGACAGACTTCGAGGCAAAATGTCACAGGGTCCTCAcataatacttcctccgttcctaaatgtaagtctttgtagagattttactatagacaacatacggatgtatctagatgcattttagagtatagattgactcattttgctttgtatgtggtccatagtgaaatcttttcaaagacttatatttagaaatagaAGGAGTACATATAACTATAAAGTATTGGATGAGGGATAAAAAAAAACCGCATAAGACAATTCGACGGTGTTACTCGGCTTAGAGGAATGTAAGCCTGAGTGACTGAAAAATTGCACCTGGCTTACAGCCCCACACACGGCGGCAAGTTATTTTCATGTAGTGAAAGTTCGAAATAGGCCATTCTGCAAATCTGCAGTACTATTATcttttatatgtatatatatgctAGGTCTCTCCTTCACGGTGAAGCTCCTCACGTTTCTTCGACAAGTTTTACTAAGAAAACCCGGTGGACAATTCAAAGCTAACACAGCGCGCCAAAACTGACACAGGAGTTGCTCTATCCTCTAGGGCAGCAGGTTGATCTTCCCACCGCTCTTCTCCGCGATGACGAACGTCCGCACCATGTCCTCGACGGGCTCCCAGACAACCTTCCTCCATAGCTCCTGCACCCCTTCGCCGTCCGCCGTCCGCGCCAGCACCTCTGTGCAGTCCACCCGCCGGACGTCCCACCCCTCCAGCGTGCTCAACCGCCGGATCTTCTCCACCTGCTCCAGCACCAGCCCGAACGTGTTAACCTTGATCTCCTCCACCGCTCTCCCCAGCATCGCGGCTGTGCCGTCATCATCGCCGTCGCTCGCGCGTCGCAGGTACGCGTCCATCTCCGGCAGGCCGATGGCGCGGCGCACGCCCCGGGTGTAGCTGGCGTCCGGGTCGAACGCCGCGCGGGCCTCCTCCACGAGCCCCCGCCGCACCATGTCGTCCACCCGTACGGCCGTGGAGCGGCGGAGGACTTCCGGCGCGGCGTCCAGCCAGACGAAGAGGCAGTCATGGGAGGAGCGGAAGGCGCCGCCGTCTCCGTCGACGAGCGCCTCGACGTACCGGTTGGAGCCGCCGGCCACCACGGGGAGGCCGCCGCGGGAGAGAACGCGCTTGATCGCGTCAGTCGCCTCCCGGCAGAAGTCGTCGACAGTGAAATCAGCGTCGGGGCACGGCACGCAGCCGAGGAGGTGGTGCGGCACACCCGCGCACTCCTCGTCCGTCACCTTGTTGGTGATCACTGGGAGGCCAGCGTACACCTGGATCTTGTCAGAGTTGATCACCTCGCCGCCGAAGAGCGCCGCCAGGGCGATGGCAAGCTTGGACTTGCCTGTGGATGTCGCGCCCAGCACGAACACCACCTTGGGCTTGCCGCCGCGTCGCTGCTCCATCACGGCGGCGCCCATGGATTGACTGTTCGTACGTAGGTGGAGAGCGTGATTGACAGCTGGATTGTTGAAAGCGACGCGACCGGGACGCCGGCTTTTATAGGAGCACGCATGCACGAAATAGGAATTAATTAAATATTATAATCTCTACGCATTGATATATATAATACTACCAATCAATGCGCAGAGATTATGATATTTAATTCATTTCATATTTACTTCATTAAGAATACCCAATTGTAATGGAGTATTATCATGGAAAATGATTAACATCAACAGGTGGATTATAGCGCTCGCGTCCGCGCAAATATGTTGCTAGACCATGGTCTAGCCGAACCCACGCTCCAAGCCCTCCACTTACATTCTATAATCCATGTTCATAATGTGCATGCTGCTATCTAATAAGGCTATaccatcttcttctttttgcgggtgAAGGCTATACCATTTTAATCATATAGGTATTTTTTACTGTCTAGATTGCACCACAACGAAGGATACGACTTAGCGACTGTAGCTGGACTTATTTTATTGTCCAAGACCATGGAGCGGGTAGTGAAAAATGATAGACTGTAtttcctccgtccaaaaatacttatCATCGCAATGAataaaaatggatatatctagatgtattttagttctagatatattctttttgttcattttgatgacaagtattttcgaatgGATGGAGTACTAGGTAAACATTTTTTTTACGATACACATGTTACTTTTTTTGCGGGGAACGATACACATGTTATTCTTGTAAAAGATATAAATTAACATGAAATTTCTACTTTTTGCGGGTGAAACGAGAATATATTAATTAAGAAATATGAAATTTTTACTTCCAAACGTGATTTTTCTTTTGCTCCTAAAATATTATAATGTTTTGTGTTTGTCTTTTCAGACATGAATTTTCTATTTCCAAACTCAAATGCACCCATATAAACAGTAAAATCCAAAAAtgtaagaaaaggaaaaaaactgaaATTTCTGGCGGTGAACATCAGAATGTGTTCTGCTTGCTTGTAATTTTTCACCAAGAAATGGCATTTGTGGTTGTCTGTGCAAGAAAAGATATAAAGTCAGAGCTCAAAAAGACATGTGTGTCAGACTTTTGTAATTCTCTAAAAAGCAGAAACATACATGTTGGTGGAACACGAGAGAAAAATACGAACACAGATGAAATAAAAATGTGTGTCAGCATATTTTTCACGTCAGCGTGCTGGCATGCATGCCTGCTTTGATAGGGTTTTTTTCCTAAGAATCTCCTGCTTTGGTAGTTGTGTGAATCATCCACGTTGCAAATCGACACATAGACGTCTTTGGCACCATTTTTTAATGGGCTCTAGCACCTATGGTCCAAAGTTCAAGAACCGTTAGCGGTCCATATTAGCATAACTGATCTCTATCTCTGCTAATCTGGCCCATATCCCTAGGTTAACGTTCTTAGATCCAACGATGCTGACTATAGATGCGGCTGGACCAGGGTCCAGAAAATCCTCTCTCATCGCGTCCGCCGTCTTGGTTGCACGCCACGTGCCTACTGGACTACCTCTCTCCCTCATCTTATCTCTTCCTTTCCATACAAGCAACACCCgtctcgtccaccaccatctccttcAGCAACGCAACCCGTCTCGGCCGTGCCCGCCACCACCTCAAGCTCATGTAGCAACGCCTGCCTTGGCCGTGGTCGGCCATGGCCGCCACCACCTCAAGCCCCTCCTGTCGTTAGCATCATCTCCTTTATGTCACGGTctctatttgcaaaaaaaaaaacatgaaCTCTGTTGCACAAAATTCCGCAACATGACCCCTGTTGCAAATGGATTTCTGCAATTGATATCTAAAATTTCTGCAACAAAACCGCTGCTACAAAAAAAATATGCAACTAGAACTTTGttgcaaaaaatatatattaaaaaaattctgCAACAAGACTTTTGTTGCGAAAAATTTCTGCAGCAAAACCTTCATTGCAAAAAATAAATAAGTACAAACTCGAATGATTGCAACAAACTGGTTGTTGCGGAGGGCCTTCTACGACACCACTCTTGTTGCAAAGAAGTGGTTGCTTACGTACGGGGTAGATCGGACAGCCGTTAACATGTACATCCAATGATCAGCGAGCCAGAGGATCTTTTCTAATTATCCGCCGGCCGACGCGTAGAGCACTCCAGTTTTCGCTTTCCTTTCTCTCTCGAGCCGATCTCACCTCCAGTAGCGACCTCAGTCGTTGGTGGTTCATTTTAGGCTTTACTAGCTTAGATTTTTAGGGTGTTTATCGTCTTGACTTCAGTAGTGCTAAATAAAGAATCTTCATATCCTTCTTCGACGAGGCAATCGGCCTTATAGTTGCGTGGGTTTAGAAACCAGTATGTTCAAGCAAAGATGGCGTAGCGGCGGCGGCATACTCATGGTAGACCTGTGTCCTCTGACTCCGCCGTTGCGAcaacgtttgctccagcgtcggcgaggagcttgggaggtagtccaggagcgggtgCAAACTGTGGTCTGCATTGACGACATCTGAAAGATGGTGGATCGTGTGCTGCGTCCGTGATTCATGAATGCTAGGTATGGTTTTCTCCCCCGACGCCTTAGTCATGCGGGGCTGCCAGACCTGGAGGTCAATGTCGTATCccgggtgttgccccggtctgatttgtTCAGCGATAACGGTTTCGGCTTTGGTGAGCCACCTTAGAGGTCCGCAaagttgtatatatatatatcagcgatggagccgcgtcgagctcaggTCAGGAGGTGATCCATCATTTTTTTTCTTGGTGGCTGTTGTGGTGCCAGAGACAGGTGACGGACGTTGATGTCAAGCTCAGAGATTTCTTCGATCTTAATTATAATTTCCCTACTTGGTTGAAATCCCTTTGTGCAAAAGCTTGTACTATGATCCTtatatgatataaatgagacatgtatatattaccatgcaaaaaaaaaagaacataCCAAAACAATTCAAGAGCGTACCACATTTGTTATATGGGATTTTTTCTGAAGCTTTTGTTATACGAAAATATTAAAAATCTGGCGTTCCCTGGTTAAGCATGACAAATCAATTTTTCTTTTGAAAATAGCTCCCGCCGCCTCCTTTAGGCGTCATGTGGCGGTTTCTCATGAGCCGCGATAGGGTGGTTGCATCATAAGGAACCTAACCACGCTCAGTTCGCATAGGAGACAAACTTTAACTAATGTTCGGTCCATTCTCTCTATATGCATGTTCAAAGACATTATGTTTCCTCGTAAAAAAGAGATAGAGAAACCGCCACGTTCAGTAACACGTACTAACAGCCTTTGGAAGCTCAAAGTCTGCTTAAAAGTAAATGTTTTCTGACAATGGAATTTTATTTTTAGAACATAAGTTTGATGAAATAGCAGGAACATAGATGTGCTCAATAGTCAATACGACTATCCAGGGAGTCAGAGTTTCACCCAAGGCCCTCGTGGCCTCTCAACCGAGGCATGCTTTGCTACTTAGGTGAGCGCCCATTTTGGCTTCTGACACAAGATAGCCCTCCTAAGAGAAACAGCAAAAGGATGCTCTGTAACAGATGTAAAATCTATTTAGCTCCTCTTGTTGACTGTCAAATAGCTCTCCTGTTACCAATGGCAAATTTTGCTGACAGGTTATTATGTCAATGGATGTGGAGGTGGTATACACCGTAGATCATGCCTGTTCCACTAGAACAAATAACTTTCACATATCAGAAACTTGGCGACAGCAAAGGTACATCAAATAAGTGGAATAAAGGTGACATAATTCCACTCATTTACCTAGAGCTAACAGCCCACTGAACAAAGAACTGGGAAACAATGAGGAAGATGGCACAAAGTGTGTACTTGATCCATGTTTCCCAGCCACCATGAACTCGCTGGGGAGCAACAGGCACCGCGAGGATAGCTGCGCCTTGCATACTGAAGCATTCCCTGCATCGTCGGCTTCTATAGAACATGCCAGTCCTCTTGGTGTACGAAAAGTACAAGGAACCACCATGCAATTTCGCATAAACATGATCAGCTGCATCTTTGATGAGGCGCCCGTAGCGCGCGGTGGATGAGGAGCATCTGTTCAATAGGTCCTCGCTGCCGATAATCTCCAATCCCCTGAGAGTAAATGACTGTTTCTTCTGGAGCCATTCTGGAAGCTCGGCTGTGTGTTTGCCCAAATCCAAATGCAAGTTGCGCAACAGAGGAACATCCTGCACGACAGTCAGACATGCGCAGCTCACTATTTTCAAATCCTCCAGTCTACTGAGGTTAAGTATCCTATTCAGATTGGAACTATAGTGAACTTGCAGCTCCTTAAGTGCTGGCAGATTCTCGATATATTGAAGCGCATCAGCATGCTGTATCTTCAAGCTTTTCAGTGTCGTGCAGTGCTGGAGCCATGAGGGGACAGAAATCATCATGGGGCAGCTATCAAGCTGTAATCTCTCAAGTAAAGGCATGTCTATATCTACAAGACCAGACCATGACACCATATTCTGCATCCTCCCTAGGAATAGCTGCTCCAACAGTGGAAATGCCACACCGGTTGCTGGTGCCCCACGAAGCTCATAGTTGATCTCAGTCAACACACTGAAGCCTATGATAGCCAGGAATTTGAGATTCATCATCTCACCGAGAGCTGGTAGGCGCTGACAGTGGACACAGCCATCAAGCGTCAGCCGCTGCAGCGCTGTAAGGTGAGAAACTGAAAACCAAGCTGGAAATCCATTGCCGTAGTAACCATCTAGCTTGAGAGAAACCAAACTCTGAGGAGGTCTGAGTGCGCTGAACACATCTTTCATATGCTCTTGACCGTCAACTGGTGGTTGGTCGACAGAACTGCAGCACAGTTCGAGCTCTTTCAGATGATACATTTCCTGCAGCCTTGATTGGTGTGCATCTTCTATGCTTGATGCCCTGCCTAGCTTCAGTATCTGGAGGCTTGTAAGGTTGCGCAGTGCATGTAATTCCTTGAGTTTCAAACCATGGTTAGCTGGAAAAAAACCACGCAAGCAGTTGAGTCCTGTCAGTTTGAGTAGTCTGAAACGGACATCATTTAGCTCTGGTGCCCCTGAGAAGTCGAGGCCCCTCAAGTTTTCCAGACGGCCAACATGGCTGGTCATTTGTGTGAGGTAAGGACAGTTTTGGAGGATTAGAAACTGCAGCATCATCAGATTCCCAATACTCTGAGGAAGTTTTCTTATTTCAGTATTCGAAAGATTCAAGTACCTAAGTTGCAGCAATCTTCCCAGCGTTTTGGGAATGCtctcaacttgtgtgtctctaagGTCTAGTACTCTTAGGTTCGGAAACCTTCCAATGATAAGGTCCAAGCTGCTTCTTCTGAGTGGGCTTGCAGACACAAAGAGTGTCCTCAAACGAGTGACATAAACCGGGATGGCCTCTATAGCTTCTTCATCTGTGATGCATAGGCGCCATGGTTTACTGGTACTACTGATACGACTAGGATTATCCACACAGTTCTCTTCGCCTGACCGATAGAGTGCAAACGATCTCAGTAGAGTAGGCATCTTTGCTCCCACCACACCATTAGCTTCATGCTCAGGCAGAAGAAGACCCCTCTCTATTAATTCCTGGTAACAGCTTTCAGCCTCCTCTTCCAAATTTGGTCTGCCCTCAAAGAAACCCTCTGCAATCCACTGCTGCGTGGCACACTGCTGCTTGATCACAAATTGCTCTGGGTATAAAGAGCAGTAGAGGAAACACCGCTTGACGCGATACTTCAACTCCATGTACGTCGTATCAATACTGTCCCTTATCCCTGTATACGAGGAAATGAAATCTTGTGAATGTATGCTCTCCCATTCATCTTCCCGGGACCTGCCCCTTAGATTCCATCCAATTGTTCTAATTGCCATCGGAACGCCACTACACTTCTGCACGATACTTCTTCCAACATCCTGAATGTTACCAGTGGCTACAGTCCCTCCCAGATTAGCGGTTTTGTGGAGCAACAACCAGCCATCGTCCCCATTCAAACACTTGACACGGTGAAAATGGGTCACCCCCATCATCCTTGCGACATTCTCGTCACGTGTTGTTACAATGACTTTGCAGCCACAACGGCGGAATGCTTCATTTGCAGCCAGCAACTGGTTCCAATCATCTGCTTTCCGCACATTATCAATGACCAAGAGCAGGTTCCTGGTAGAACCATCCAGATAGCGGCGTAACACCTCACGTTGCTCCGGCATTCCTGCCCTTCCCTTAAATGTGTCACCAGACCATATTGTGATGCGCCTGGAGTCGTTGGAGATATTTACCCATAACCTGGTTCTAAACCTACCTCTCATCTCATGGTATATCTTGAGTGCAAGAGTACTCTTACCAACTCCAATAGTTCCAACTATGGCGAAAAGAACATGGGCGCCTTCTCCACCTCTCCGTAGCAGATTAACAAGATCATTGCAGTCACTGCCAACACCTCTACCTATTGTATTGGACTCATTGTAATGAGGAGCAACTTCGCTGTCTATTCCTGATTGATCTTCTGCAGCTAGTCCTAACTGTTGTATTACTGGTATGATTGTATCCAGTTTCTTGTTTAGTTCCTGTATATCATTTCCAATCTGGCATCTGATATGAACTTCCTTGACACACTTACATATAGAGGCAGCATCCCATTCCTGCAGCAACAAACAAAATTCAATATGTGACACAAAACACCACATGTACCCATCAGGCCATCACACGCAAATCATTACACTAAGGAGTAAGGACCTGTCTGGTTTTCAGGTTCTGCCAAAAAGCAGGAATTCATTGAAGTAGATTTTGACCATAACGACCTAGCATCATGTTTGGTTCGAGTAGACACATACAACTTGCTTTTAAAAAAACTCAAAAGATGAACTACAATAACTGAAGCCTGTTTTGCTAAATGCTATCCTCAGAATAGCTAAATCCGTATTACTAAAACTTTCTATGCAATAATTGCTTAAAAATGTGGATACTTACCTGAACAAACAACTAACATTCCCTTATCAATATAAAGTGTCATGCTTTTCGGCGTAAAACCTATAAGTATAGGCCAAGGGGTATGATACTTCTCAGATGATGGATCAAACAAGTATGACTGCAAGATGTCAAAGGACAAGTTCACACCCACAATACACAACGGAAGAAACTTAAAAATGAGTTCTGAGTTCTGACAAACCTATAAGCAAACCCCCGAAATCCAAACGGGTGTGGTTCATGTTCATGTGAAAGAATAAAGTCAAATGTTCCGTTGTGCATTGCGTTCATATAGATTAATGGTCAAACTGTCACCTTGACATTGTCGATGTCCAAAATGACTTCTTTTTTTTAGTTGATTAGATAGTGCTAGACTGCTAGGTAAGGACTTCATTGGTAGAAATGCTAAACGCATGGATCAGCCATGTGACACAATTCTTTTGAATTCTGACATTTTACACCCATTTCTAGCTTACACTAGGAAAATTCTGAGTCATATATACTGCTGTGGAAAGTGAAAATATTCATGAAATCTTATTGCCCTTGACAATGACAACTGCAGCCTGGCCAACATGTCAatgtcatactccctccgtcccaaaataaggcCGCGTTTGGATTCCCTCAGCTCCGCGGCTCCGCCCCGGAGCGGAGCGGCAATCCAGTTAATTAACGCCATAATTTGCGGAGTTGGTTAAACCCTGCTCCGGGCGCTACGCTCCGCGAGGACTGCCGAACGCGGCCTAAGTGTGTCAAGCTTAGTACAactagagttagtacaaagttgagacacttattttgggacggagggagtatgtactaACTTACTAAGTGATATCATTACTAAtacaaaaactataaaaaaaaagACTAGATAGATGGGCAATTAGCGACCAATCTGCCACCCTACCTACCAGGTACCAAGATTGTTAGTAAAACCAAGCAACAAAACAGAGAAAATACGTCGGATCAATATCTAAAAACACAGAAGCAAAACAAGTGTCCACTCATGGGTGACAGTATGATGGGGAGGCATGATACGAGCAGGAGAGGTGCTTGTATCGTAGAGTATATGGATTTTTCTGAAGCAAACAATGTAATATTTTCATCCCATGCCTAAGCACCAACTATTCCACATTACAGCACCAATTTAGGAATCCCCATTCCCATTCAAACATGCACCAACCAAAAATCGGCCAGGTGGAGATTTCGAGCTACAGGCCGAAGAACAACAAACCTGAAGAGTAGGCGGTCGGCCAGAGTTGCGGCGGTGCCAGAGAACCACTGCCGAGCACAGCATATGGCATAGTCAATTTCAGTCCCAGTTTAACCCAAGCGGCCCGACTAAGACGGAAGCAAGTGAGTTCCAGGGGGGGTCCCCAGTCGAAGAGCACCGAGCGCAAGCGGCGCATAGAAGCTTCACCGAGCGGCGGCGGAAGCGCCATGGGGGAGGGGCTGGAGGGGTCGAGACTGGCGGCGCGGTGGTCAGGAGAGCCGGCGTCAGCGTCGCGACGACGGAAACCCGAGAAGGCGAGGGGAATGGAATTTGCGGGTTGCCACTCGTTTTTTATTTCCGGAAATGATAAATCCCGAGCGGATGTGGCTAGGAAATGATAAACCCATATATGCGTTGACCAAGATTTGACCAAGTCTAAGTCAAATGACATACTCTCTCTTTTCATCTATATAAGGTTTAATgcatttttcaagaccgcctttaactaatgataagattaatagtacatgacatgcataatgtgaaaattatctaattgaaaactcctttcacatacgaatttgacggtatactttgtgtaagttgcatgtcatatatcattgctctaacatttggtcaaaattaGTCTTAGAAAATGCATTAGGCCTTATACAAATGGAAGCAGGGTGTAGTACTAACAAACACGAGGGAgagaaaaaactgattttttttttaCAGAAATCTAAATGTAAGATCTCGTTGATATAGCATCGATTAAGTCAAGACTTAGCAAAATTGATCCTGAACACGGATTTAAAGCATGTTAacccgaacatttttcatggcaatttTCTGTAAAAGAATGAAATTAGGATAAAGTTATCATGTTTTAACAACTAAAGTTTTTTTTTGACAAACAACTAAAGTTGTCTTCTCATGTCAACTATAGTTGTCATGAAAAAGCATTCAAGGTgacatgcttaaaatctgaacgttcAGTATTTATCGAGGTCATTTTTCTCTTTTTAATAAAAGGTAAATATATTAGGGGTCTTAGAACTTGCATCTAACGATTACTTTGGTGCATAAAGTTGTAAAATACGTTCAAATACAGTCAATCTCTCTGTACACGGTTGTATCCGTCGAGCCAGCATGGCATGGGCCCACTATCAATGGCACATGGATGCATTTTTACACAAAaccccttcttctttttttgcgcaAAAACAGTCAACCACCGATGGGAACAGGTCTCGAACGCCCGAACGCCTGACCTAATGCTAGTACAATACACGTCCCAGCAAGTGCATTACACATCTGTACACAACTAGTATTAAGGATAACTAAGATTAATTAATGTACAAAAATGGAAGCGCTCATCGAGCAGAAATGGGTTGTGGTTCACCGACCCATTTTgtatttgtttattttttttcaGAAATTTGTACATAGTATCTAAATTATAATGTCAACAATAAGATAactttcaaatattgttcatgtaTTATTCTAAAATAATATGAATTATAAAAATGTTTGTATAATAATAACACAAATAGTTTTTAAAAtattcataattataaaatgtgcATTTTAAGTTATTCATAATTAAAAACATTCTGTATCATTACACCTATTCGTTTTATTTGAGAA encodes the following:
- the LOC123101319 gene encoding adenylate isopentenyltransferase 3, chloroplastic-like; the encoded protein is MEQRRGGKPKVVFVLGATSTGKSKLAIALAALFGGEVINSDKIQVYAGLPVITNKVTDEECAGVPHHLLGCVPCPDADFTVDDFCREATDAIKRVLSRGGLPVVAGGSNRYVEALVDGDGGAFRSSHDCLFVWLDAAPEVLRRSTAVRVDDMVRRGLVEEARAAFDPDASYTRGVRRAIGLPEMDAYLRRASDGDDDGTAAMLGRAVEEIKVNTFGLVLEQVEKIRRLSTLEGWDVRRVDCTEVLARTADGEGVQELWRKVVWEPVEDMVRTFVIAEKSGGKINLLP
- the LOC123103483 gene encoding disease resistance protein RGA2; translated protein: MLCSAVVLWHRRNSGRPPTLQEWDAASICKCVKEVHIRCQIGNDIQELNKKLDTIIPVIQQLGLAAEDQSGIDSEVAPHYNESNTIGRGVGSDCNDLVNLLRRGGEGAHVLFAIVGTIGVGKSTLALKIYHEMRGRFRTRLWVNISNDSRRITIWSGDTFKGRAGMPEQREVLRRYLDGSTRNLLLVIDNVRKADDWNQLLAANEAFRRCGCKVIVTTRDENVARMMGVTHFHRVKCLNGDDGWLLLHKTANLGGTVATGNIQDVGRSIVQKCSGVPMAIRTIGWNLRGRSREDEWESIHSQDFISSYTGIRDSIDTTYMELKYRVKRCFLYCSLYPEQFVIKQQCATQQWIAEGFFEGRPNLEEEAESCYQELIERGLLLPEHEANGVVGAKMPTLLRSFALYRSGEENCVDNPSRISSTSKPWRLCITDEEAIEAIPVYVTRLRTLFVSASPLRRSSLDLIIGRFPNLRVLDLRDTQVESIPKTLGRLLQLRYLNLSNTEIRKLPQSIGNLMMLQFLILQNCPYLTQMTSHVGRLENLRGLDFSGAPELNDVRFRLLKLTGLNCLRGFFPANHGLKLKELHALRNLTSLQILKLGRASSIEDAHQSRLQEMYHLKELELCCSSVDQPPVDGQEHMKDVFSALRPPQSLVSLKLDGYYGNGFPAWFSVSHLTALQRLTLDGCVHCQRLPALGEMMNLKFLAIIGFSVLTEINYELRGAPATGVAFPLLEQLFLGRMQNMVSWSGLVDIDMPLLERLQLDSCPMMISVPSWLQHCTTLKSLKIQHADALQYIENLPALKELQVHYSSNLNRILNLSRLEDLKIVSCACLTVVQDVPLLRNLHLDLGKHTAELPEWLQKKQSFTLRGLEIIGSEDLLNRCSSSTARYGRLIKDAADHVYAKLHGGSLYFSYTKRTGMFYRSRRCRECFSMQGAAILAVPVAPQRVHGGWETWIKYTLCAIFLIVSQFFVQWAVSSSGTGMIYGVYHLHIH